In Sphingomonas psychrotolerans, the following proteins share a genomic window:
- a CDS encoding glycoside hydrolase family 172 protein yields the protein MRTYHRVRRPLLLLLLLLLTCAPGATFAQEVYQLPDGQETRWISPENPTGDKGAGAKENRGGKGHAFETIPLGATHTLAHIKGSGIIDRIWMTIEDRSPEALRGLKLEAFWDGAKTPAVSVPLGDFFLHGAGEIVPLETELFASPEGRSLVSYVKMPFRREARLTVTNESGKRVNLIFFDINYRSVTVLPKDTLYFHAWWNREKSTALGRDFRILPRIEGKGRFLGTSVTVLTNPVYERTWWGEGEVKISLDGDAEHPTLVGTGTEDYIGTAWGQGPYVNRFQGAPIATWDDEGRWTFYRFHVPDPVYFRHGIEVTLQQMGGARKPIILGLMKKGAPLVPVTIDPGSRDNFQQLLYSSKQLPDAALPDGHTNYYRSDDVAAVAYFYLDKPDRVLPSIAPVAERLSGLRVPKKK from the coding sequence ATGAGAACTTATCATCGAGTCCGGCGCCCGCTGCTGCTGCTGCTGCTGCTGCTGCTGACTTGCGCCCCGGGTGCAACGTTCGCACAGGAAGTATATCAGCTCCCGGACGGCCAGGAGACCCGCTGGATCAGTCCCGAAAATCCGACGGGAGACAAGGGAGCCGGCGCGAAAGAAAATCGTGGCGGGAAAGGCCACGCCTTCGAAACCATTCCCCTCGGCGCAACACACACGCTCGCGCATATCAAAGGTTCCGGCATCATCGATCGGATATGGATGACGATCGAGGACCGCTCGCCGGAAGCCTTGCGAGGCCTGAAGCTCGAAGCATTCTGGGATGGAGCGAAGACCCCTGCAGTGTCCGTCCCGCTCGGCGACTTCTTCCTCCACGGTGCAGGCGAAATAGTGCCTCTGGAGACCGAGCTGTTTGCCAGCCCTGAAGGTCGGTCGCTTGTCTCCTATGTGAAAATGCCTTTTCGCCGCGAAGCCAGGCTGACAGTGACCAATGAGTCCGGCAAGCGGGTCAACTTGATCTTCTTCGACATCAATTATCGTTCAGTGACGGTGCTTCCGAAAGACACCCTCTATTTTCACGCGTGGTGGAACCGCGAAAAGTCTACGGCACTCGGCCGTGATTTCCGGATCCTGCCGCGCATCGAGGGCAAGGGGCGCTTCCTGGGGACGAGTGTGACGGTGCTCACTAACCCGGTTTACGAGAGAACCTGGTGGGGTGAAGGCGAGGTCAAGATCTCCCTGGATGGTGACGCCGAGCATCCCACTTTGGTGGGAACGGGCACAGAGGATTACATCGGTACGGCATGGGGCCAGGGGCCTTATGTGAACCGGTTCCAGGGTGCGCCAATTGCCACTTGGGACGACGAGGGACGCTGGACCTTCTACCGTTTCCACGTGCCTGATCCGGTATATTTTCGGCACGGCATCGAGGTGACTCTCCAGCAGATGGGCGGAGCGCGCAAGCCCATCATCCTTGGCCTGATGAAGAAGGGCGCACCTCTCGTCCCGGTGACCATTGACCCGGGCTCGCGAGACAATTTTCAGCAGCTTCTCTACAGCAGCAAGCAACTCCCCGACGCGGCACTGCCGGATGGGCATACAAACTATTACCGCAGCGACGATGTGGCTGCGGTGGCGTACTTCTATCTAGACAAGCCGGATCGCGTTCTACCTTCGATCGCGCCCGTTGCGGAGCGTCTGTCCGGACTGCGCGTGCCAAAAAAGAAATAA
- a CDS encoding TonB-dependent receptor — translation MIYTGRISQLLFCSVALSSVAWSPSMAQAAAAPRRQFDFNLPPQAMSEALLAFSRVTGLQVATSPAMLNGLRSNRLRGRMDAQEALRQLTAGSAVGGRIIGDTVILERQGHNTVADAADPASVDELDSEEIVVSGYRESLSRAAQLKKAATGSREVIVAQDIAAFPDQNLAESLQRVPGVAITRDSGEGRQISLRGLGADFTRTQLNGMEVLTNTSSGLDSRSSISRSRSFDYSIFASELFNEVTVEKSYAAEQDEGGIGGTIGLHTAKPFDFGGLTAVVSAKAQSNQYSETVTPRLVGLISNRWGDFGALVSVAYSTADTIEFGYRNWNWSQINFGAANVGSNISAPDRALLVGATGANRVWNSRAQTYASWFNKRERLGVTAALQYHPDERTDVTLDVLYGKLTNNRETDVLGAAGTNGVSANNVTGTQVLTDVTLDSFNSIVGASFSGVDMRTETRRTVDQTDFWQVALNGRTDFTDNLSGTVLAGWSKSSFGSSYDQVYLESVGQSYSFSGMNTANPRNSYGFDVTDPTKWGLNGAESRDDHIGSEFYNAKAELAWRVAEGSTLKAGAAYKRFENDGWQRRVVFNYDGLAGLPTVPTKIVPYDSLAPYIIADIAGTFKVLGLGGNVNASNNIAGGDYELREKTFTGYLQYDLKTTLGSVGVRADLGVRYYRTTLDSVGTALTGTTLTPVAITNSYDGFLPAANIAFDLDRSLVLRLSANRNVNRPALADMRAAATINVAAFGGTISAGNPNLAPFLADSVETSLEYYDGTRGFLALGLFYKNMKSFITAETTPVPYNSTGFPISLLLPGQDPAILFNYTRPVNGAGASIKGIELAAKRDFDFLPAPFDRLGMLGNVTIADGSTDVLFSGKAVKLPLTNLSKLSSNATVYYDTGKWGVRASAAMRSKYRWGSGGNGNIGEYIKGTANFDASAYFNVTPRFQLTVEAINIGNEPIVQYADKDAERMMTNTASGRTILVGGSLRF, via the coding sequence ATGATATATACAGGTCGCATTTCGCAATTGCTGTTCTGCTCGGTGGCGTTGTCGAGCGTCGCCTGGTCGCCATCGATGGCGCAGGCTGCGGCGGCACCGAGGCGTCAGTTTGATTTCAACCTGCCGCCACAGGCGATGAGCGAGGCCTTGCTCGCCTTCTCGCGCGTTACCGGGCTGCAGGTGGCCACCTCCCCCGCGATGTTGAACGGCCTGCGCAGCAATCGACTCCGCGGCAGGATGGATGCCCAAGAAGCGCTGCGCCAGCTAACCGCGGGAAGCGCGGTCGGCGGCCGCATTATCGGCGATACGGTGATCCTCGAGCGCCAAGGCCACAACACGGTTGCAGATGCGGCCGATCCGGCGTCGGTCGACGAGCTGGACAGCGAGGAGATCGTGGTCTCGGGCTATCGCGAGAGCCTTTCGCGCGCCGCGCAACTTAAAAAGGCGGCCACCGGATCGCGCGAAGTGATCGTGGCGCAGGACATCGCGGCGTTCCCCGACCAGAATCTGGCCGAATCGCTTCAGCGCGTCCCTGGCGTCGCGATCACTCGCGACAGCGGCGAGGGGCGCCAGATCTCGCTGCGCGGCCTCGGCGCCGATTTCACCCGGACCCAGCTCAACGGCATGGAAGTGCTCACCAACACCTCGTCGGGCCTCGACAGCCGCAGCAGCATCAGCCGCTCGCGTTCGTTCGACTACAGCATTTTCGCGTCCGAGCTGTTCAACGAGGTCACCGTCGAAAAATCCTATGCTGCCGAGCAGGACGAAGGCGGGATCGGCGGCACGATCGGCCTCCACACGGCGAAGCCGTTCGACTTTGGCGGGTTGACCGCGGTGGTCTCGGCCAAGGCCCAGAGCAACCAATATAGCGAGACGGTGACGCCGCGGCTGGTCGGCCTGATCTCAAATCGCTGGGGCGATTTTGGCGCCTTGGTGTCGGTGGCGTACAGCACCGCGGACACGATCGAATTCGGCTATCGTAACTGGAACTGGTCGCAGATCAATTTCGGTGCCGCCAATGTCGGGTCCAACATCTCCGCCCCCGACCGCGCCCTGCTGGTGGGCGCCACCGGCGCCAATCGCGTGTGGAACAGCCGCGCGCAGACCTATGCGAGCTGGTTCAACAAGCGCGAACGCCTGGGGGTGACCGCGGCGCTGCAATATCATCCCGACGAACGCACCGACGTGACGCTCGACGTCCTGTACGGCAAACTCACCAACAATCGCGAAACCGATGTGCTGGGCGCTGCCGGCACCAACGGCGTCTCGGCCAATAACGTCACCGGCACGCAGGTGTTGACCGATGTCACGCTCGACAGCTTCAACAGCATCGTTGGCGCGTCATTCAGCGGCGTCGACATGCGCACCGAGACCCGCCGGACTGTCGACCAGACCGATTTCTGGCAGGTCGCGCTTAACGGCCGCACCGATTTCACCGACAATCTCAGCGGGACGGTCCTCGCCGGCTGGTCGAAATCGTCCTTCGGCTCCAGCTATGATCAGGTGTATCTGGAATCGGTCGGCCAAAGTTACAGCTTTTCCGGGATGAACACCGCCAACCCCAGAAACAGCTATGGCTTCGATGTTACCGATCCCACCAAATGGGGCCTGAACGGCGCGGAAAGCCGCGACGATCACATCGGCAGCGAATTCTACAATGCCAAGGCCGAATTGGCCTGGCGCGTCGCCGAGGGTTCGACGCTCAAGGCCGGCGCCGCGTACAAGCGTTTCGAGAATGACGGCTGGCAGCGCCGGGTGGTCTTCAATTATGACGGCCTGGCGGGGTTGCCGACCGTGCCGACCAAGATCGTCCCATATGACAGCCTGGCGCCCTATATCATCGCCGACATCGCCGGGACCTTCAAGGTGCTCGGGCTCGGCGGTAACGTCAACGCCAGCAATAACATTGCTGGCGGCGACTATGAATTGCGCGAGAAGACTTTCACCGGCTATCTCCAATACGATCTCAAGACGACGCTCGGCAGCGTTGGCGTCCGCGCCGATCTCGGGGTACGCTATTACCGCACCACGCTCGATTCGGTGGGTACGGCGCTGACCGGGACAACGCTGACGCCGGTCGCCATCACCAACAGCTATGATGGCTTCCTGCCCGCGGCCAATATCGCCTTCGATCTCGATCGCTCGCTGGTGCTGCGATTGAGCGCCAATCGCAACGTCAACCGCCCTGCGCTTGCCGACATGCGCGCGGCGGCGACGATCAACGTCGCTGCGTTCGGCGGCACGATCAGCGCCGGCAACCCCAATCTGGCACCCTTCCTCGCCGATTCGGTCGAGACCTCGCTCGAATATTATGATGGGACCCGCGGTTTTCTGGCGCTCGGCCTGTTCTACAAGAACATGAAGTCGTTCATCACCGCAGAGACCACGCCGGTGCCGTACAACAGCACGGGATTCCCGATATCGCTGCTGCTGCCGGGCCAGGATCCGGCGATCCTGTTCAACTATACCCGGCCGGTGAACGGGGCAGGCGCGTCGATCAAGGGTATCGAACTGGCCGCCAAGCGCGATTTCGATTTCCTGCCCGCGCCGTTCGATCGCCTGGGGATGCTCGGCAATGTCACGATCGCCGACGGCTCCACCGACGTGCTCTTTTCGGGCAAGGCCGTGAAGCTTCCGCTGACCAATCTTTCGAAGCTGTCTTCGAACGCGACCGTCTATTACGACACGGGCAAATGGGGCGTGCGCGCATCGGCTGCGATGCGCAGCAAGTATCGCTGGGGCAGCGGCGGCAACGGCAATATCGGTGAATATATCAAAGGCACCGCAAACTTCGATGCTTCGGCCTATTTCAACGTCACCCCGCGCTTCCAGCTGACGGTGGAAGCGATCAACATCGGCAACGAGCCGATCGTGCAATATGCCGACAAGGATGCCGAGCGGATGATGACCAACACGGCAAGCGGACGCACGATCCTGGTGGGCGGCAGCCTGCGGTTCTGA
- a CDS encoding RNA polymerase sigma factor: MPVSLPQIDDMPGAVPEDWEAIGAAIGRYVRGRTRRSDLVEEVVQETLSRLVEQSRQKTLVSIYALGFRIAANLLVDHHRRDRRYLNGPEMEQVSEAPLPDRIIAGRQELSVLIDALAAMPPLRREVVVRRRLRGESCAAIARDLELSLKAVEKHITRGLADLHRAMAASDN; this comes from the coding sequence GTGCCTGTTTCCCTTCCCCAGATCGACGATATGCCGGGTGCCGTTCCCGAAGATTGGGAGGCGATCGGCGCGGCGATCGGCCGCTATGTGCGTGGGCGCACCCGCCGCAGCGATCTGGTCGAGGAGGTGGTGCAGGAGACGCTGTCGCGGCTGGTCGAGCAGAGCCGGCAGAAAACGCTGGTCAGCATCTATGCGCTTGGCTTCCGGATTGCCGCCAACCTCCTGGTTGATCATCATCGCCGCGACCGCCGTTATTTGAACGGACCCGAGATGGAACAAGTCAGCGAAGCGCCGCTGCCCGATCGCATAATCGCCGGACGGCAGGAATTGTCGGTGCTGATCGACGCGCTGGCGGCAATGCCGCCGCTACGGCGCGAAGTCGTGGTGCGGCGGCGGTTGCGCGGCGAAAGCTGTGCGGCGATCGCCCGGGATCTGGAACTGAGCCTGAAAGCCGTCGAAAAGCACATCACCCGCGGGCTGGCCGATTTGCACCGGGCCATGGCGGCGAGTGACAATTGA
- a CDS encoding DUF1176 domain-containing protein: MTKASCAGSILPLLATAILSVAASPPRDTVQSYDTYGSWFVACDNTLTCITKGFPDRYQGSEIRIERDAGPRGSLSASISATHKFALTDIRIDGQPAGLAGPAWEITTSDDETTATTDNLEVIRALVLKLRSASKVTLAEGDEVPLDGFAAAILRLDDRQHRGGGVTALLRTGEKPASQVPAPPALPRIPNRPVLASFATGEEQRLIRAVRANQKALFEKEGCGETPEMPEAHALDDSQALVLIPCIMGAYQGSSLAFIAPRRGGAARRLIAPTPYLSNGSDRSDAAYFTEGAFDAKTGTLSMAAKGRGLADCGVSASWIWDGRSFLLSEMTLQQSCGGIEPGDWPILFRSVR, from the coding sequence TTGACGAAAGCCAGTTGTGCAGGATCGATCCTCCCTCTCCTGGCGACGGCCATCTTGTCGGTCGCAGCGTCACCGCCGCGCGACACCGTCCAGTCTTATGACACCTACGGATCGTGGTTCGTCGCTTGCGACAACACGCTAACTTGCATCACGAAGGGCTTCCCGGACCGCTATCAGGGTTCCGAGATCAGGATCGAGCGGGATGCTGGCCCGAGGGGATCGTTGAGCGCTTCGATAAGCGCCACCCATAAATTCGCACTGACGGACATCCGGATCGACGGCCAGCCGGCTGGCCTCGCGGGGCCGGCTTGGGAAATCACGACTTCCGATGACGAGACCACGGCCACAACCGACAATCTCGAGGTGATACGCGCGCTTGTACTGAAGCTGCGCAGTGCCTCCAAAGTAACACTCGCCGAAGGCGACGAGGTGCCGCTCGATGGCTTCGCGGCGGCCATCCTGCGCCTCGATGATCGGCAGCACAGAGGGGGCGGAGTAACCGCACTGCTCCGGACAGGCGAGAAGCCGGCATCGCAGGTTCCTGCGCCGCCTGCGCTTCCGAGGATTCCCAACCGCCCAGTCCTGGCGAGCTTCGCAACTGGCGAGGAACAACGGTTGATTCGAGCCGTACGGGCGAACCAGAAGGCTTTGTTCGAGAAGGAAGGTTGCGGGGAGACGCCGGAAATGCCGGAAGCGCACGCGCTCGATGACAGCCAGGCCCTTGTGCTGATCCCCTGCATCATGGGGGCATATCAGGGTTCCTCACTAGCTTTCATCGCGCCACGGCGCGGTGGCGCCGCGCGCCGGCTGATCGCCCCGACCCCGTATCTCAGCAATGGGTCCGACCGCTCCGATGCGGCCTATTTCACCGAGGGCGCCTTCGACGCAAAGACCGGCACGCTCAGCATGGCGGCCAAGGGGCGTGGTCTTGCCGATTGCGGCGTGTCGGCAAGCTGGATCTGGGACGGAAGATCTTTCCTGCTGTCGGAAATGACGCTGCAGCAATCCTGTGGCGGGATCGAGCCGGGAGATTGGCCGATACTGTTTCGTTCGGTCCGCTAG
- a CDS encoding alkaline phosphatase D family protein, whose amino-acid sequence MSDKFYDRRDLIKGGAGLALLAAASPTRLLATPGFRHYPFTLGVAAGDPAPDGFVLWTRLAPAPEASDGGMPPHDVPVRWEVAEDADFRRIVRSGSAIARARLAHSVHVEVSGLRSHRPHWYRFLVSGADASPAGRARTAPAIGAPVDRLRLAMAGCQNFEMGYFTAYAHLAREPDLDAVFHYGDYIYELGPGATPGPRRHVGEELASLADYRRRYAQYKADPDLQTAHAATAFIMSFDDHEIDDNWAGALDKDGNTATVFAPRKAAALQAWYEHVPVRLAQLPGPRSAMYRRLDYGSLVRVHVLDTRSHRSDQQCERLGLTRAERNQCPRVDRPERTMLGAAQEAWLDRGLANDARWNLIAQQVMVMPHDSRKDGSSATETSTDNWNGYPLARQRLIDSIRRRRLTNVVIGSGDAHQNYIGAVPLDVRDVDGPAIASEFLATSISSGGTGNARHADELDALRNNPNMRMINNQRGYHIHTIAPDRWETEVKVIDQVDRPGGSIATLATFQVDPRRPGPELA is encoded by the coding sequence ATGTCCGACAAGTTTTACGACCGCCGCGACCTGATCAAAGGCGGAGCGGGGCTGGCGCTGCTTGCTGCGGCCAGCCCGACGCGCCTGCTGGCCACCCCGGGTTTTCGCCACTATCCGTTCACGCTCGGGGTCGCCGCAGGCGATCCCGCGCCTGATGGCTTCGTGCTGTGGACTCGCCTCGCCCCCGCGCCCGAAGCTTCCGATGGCGGCATGCCCCCGCACGATGTTCCGGTACGCTGGGAAGTTGCGGAAGATGCCGACTTCCGACGGATCGTCCGCTCGGGCAGCGCCATCGCCAGGGCGAGGCTGGCGCATTCGGTACATGTCGAAGTAAGTGGGCTGCGCTCGCACCGGCCGCATTGGTATCGTTTCCTCGTCAGCGGCGCCGATGCCAGCCCGGCGGGACGCGCGCGGACTGCACCGGCGATCGGCGCGCCAGTCGATCGGCTGCGGTTGGCGATGGCCGGCTGCCAGAATTTCGAGATGGGCTATTTCACCGCCTACGCGCATCTCGCGCGCGAGCCCGATCTCGACGCGGTGTTCCATTATGGCGACTATATCTACGAGTTGGGACCCGGCGCCACGCCCGGCCCGCGCCGCCATGTCGGGGAGGAACTGGCTTCGCTTGCAGATTATCGCCGGCGCTATGCGCAGTACAAGGCAGATCCCGATCTGCAAACGGCGCACGCGGCAACGGCGTTCATCATGTCGTTCGACGATCACGAGATCGACGACAATTGGGCCGGCGCACTCGACAAGGACGGCAACACCGCCACGGTGTTCGCGCCGCGCAAGGCAGCAGCGCTCCAGGCCTGGTACGAACATGTTCCGGTCCGCCTCGCCCAACTGCCCGGACCGCGCAGCGCAATGTATCGCCGCCTCGATTATGGCTCGCTGGTGCGCGTGCACGTGCTCGATACCCGCTCGCATCGCAGCGACCAGCAATGCGAGCGCCTTGGGCTGACGCGTGCGGAGAGGAATCAATGCCCGCGCGTCGACCGGCCCGAGCGCACCATGCTGGGGGCGGCGCAGGAGGCCTGGCTGGATCGCGGGCTCGCCAATGACGCGCGCTGGAACCTGATCGCGCAGCAAGTGATGGTGATGCCGCACGATTCGCGAAAGGACGGCAGCAGCGCGACCGAGACCAGCACCGACAATTGGAACGGCTATCCGCTGGCCCGGCAGCGCCTGATCGACAGCATTCGTCGGCGCCGGCTGACCAACGTGGTGATCGGCAGCGGCGACGCGCATCAGAACTACATCGGCGCGGTGCCGCTCGATGTGCGCGACGTGGACGGTCCGGCGATCGCCAGCGAATTCCTCGCAACTTCGATATCGTCGGGGGGCACCGGCAATGCCCGGCACGCCGATGAGCTGGATGCGCTCCGCAACAACCCCAATATGCGCATGATCAACAACCAGCGCGGCTACCATATCCACACGATCGCGCCTGATCGCTGGGAGACCGAGGTCAAGGTGATCGATCAGGTCGACCGACCGGGCGGGAGCATCGCCACGCTGGCCACCTTCCAGGTCGATCCCAGACGGCCCGGCCCCGAGCTGGCCTAG
- a CDS encoding FecR family protein gives MTRDPQIAADAAMWVNRLDQPVIDTSVSAAFDAWMAADARHREKFADLQALWHSDTLTQALDQSEATVVSNAPVAVVAHFSGLRRSAPWLAAAACAAMLMLFLLVPGLQVETYRTGTGNGQAIVLADGSHVELSGDAELSIRILPWRRDATLVRGEAFFDVAHEGWRPFRVQSGASSVRVLGTAFNVDRQSPTRTAVEVYRGAVTFAAGGAENIVLRKGDRARAVDDRIAAQAPGPNAPGHDKPDWTAGWFEAADVPMSVLIAKVQRYSVRPIRLRDPGLAALPVSGRFQVSNPARVLKAIRGAYALEIRYDRDAIRIAPAPGVPGS, from the coding sequence ATGACGCGCGACCCGCAGATTGCCGCGGATGCCGCCATGTGGGTCAACCGGCTCGACCAGCCGGTGATCGACACTTCGGTCAGCGCCGCGTTCGACGCCTGGATGGCCGCCGACGCCCGCCACCGCGAGAAATTCGCCGATCTTCAGGCGCTATGGCATTCAGACACGCTCACCCAGGCGCTCGATCAGTCGGAAGCCACGGTGGTGAGCAATGCCCCGGTTGCGGTGGTCGCGCATTTCTCCGGCCTGCGGCGATCTGCGCCATGGCTGGCAGCTGCCGCGTGCGCAGCGATGCTGATGCTATTCCTGCTGGTGCCGGGTCTGCAGGTCGAAACCTACCGAACCGGAACCGGCAACGGCCAAGCGATCGTCCTGGCCGATGGTTCGCATGTCGAGCTTAGCGGCGATGCCGAACTCAGCATTCGCATCCTGCCGTGGCGCCGCGACGCAACGCTGGTGCGCGGCGAAGCATTTTTCGACGTCGCGCACGAGGGCTGGCGCCCGTTCCGGGTGCAGAGCGGAGCAAGCTCGGTGCGTGTGCTCGGCACCGCTTTCAATGTCGATCGTCAGAGTCCGACGCGTACCGCGGTCGAAGTCTATCGCGGCGCGGTGACGTTCGCGGCGGGGGGTGCCGAGAATATCGTGCTGCGCAAGGGCGACCGGGCGCGCGCAGTCGATGATCGCATCGCCGCGCAGGCACCCGGCCCCAATGCCCCCGGGCATGACAAGCCGGACTGGACCGCAGGCTGGTTCGAAGCCGCCGACGTTCCGATGAGCGTGCTGATCGCCAAGGTGCAGCGCTATTCGGTGCGGCCGATCCGCCTGCGCGATCCCGGGCTGGCGGCCCTGCCGGTGAGCGGACGGTTCCAGGTCTCGAACCCGGCGCGCGTACTCAAAGCGATCCGCGGCGCCTATGCGCTTGAAATCCGCTACGATCGCGATGCGATCCGCATCGCGCCTGCGCCCGGCGTTCCGGGTTCCTAA